One segment of Agromyces albus DNA contains the following:
- a CDS encoding D-alanine--D-alanine ligase family protein produces the protein MSDSNALHVVVLAGGISHERDVSLRSGRRVADALIAAGHRVVLRDPDAGLLPFLANERPDVVFPALHGSSGEDGSLLELLAALGVPTVGSSAAAARRAWSKPVASSLVAEAGLAVPESIVLSHEAFRELGASSVLKVVRSALEGDLVVKPASGGSAQGVTIVDDPNGLARAMVEAFTYAEVAVVERRIFGTEVAVAVIDTGAGPEVLPVVEIEPVAGVYSFQARYNAGETTFYAPSRLDEAGVSAVSDAAILAHRTLGLRDLSRVDFMVDAEGRPWFLEANVLPGLTETSLVPLAIEASGTDAPTVYDGLVRSAIARSQG, from the coding sequence ATGAGCGATTCCAACGCGCTGCACGTCGTCGTACTCGCGGGAGGCATCTCGCATGAGCGCGATGTCTCACTTCGTTCCGGGCGACGAGTCGCTGATGCGCTCATTGCTGCAGGGCACCGCGTGGTGCTGCGGGATCCGGATGCCGGGTTGCTGCCGTTCCTCGCGAACGAGCGCCCCGACGTGGTCTTCCCCGCCTTGCACGGCTCGAGCGGTGAAGACGGGTCGTTGCTCGAACTTCTTGCCGCACTCGGCGTTCCGACCGTCGGATCGTCGGCCGCCGCAGCCCGGCGCGCGTGGTCGAAGCCCGTCGCGAGTTCCCTGGTCGCCGAAGCCGGTCTCGCGGTGCCCGAATCCATCGTTCTGTCCCACGAGGCGTTTCGTGAGCTCGGTGCATCGAGCGTGCTGAAGGTCGTGCGTTCCGCACTCGAGGGCGACCTCGTCGTCAAGCCGGCCTCTGGCGGATCGGCGCAGGGCGTCACGATCGTCGACGACCCGAACGGCTTGGCGCGCGCCATGGTCGAGGCGTTCACCTATGCCGAGGTCGCGGTCGTCGAACGCCGGATCTTCGGCACCGAAGTCGCCGTCGCCGTCATCGACACGGGCGCCGGGCCCGAGGTGCTTCCCGTGGTCGAGATCGAACCCGTGGCCGGTGTCTACAGTTTCCAAGCCCGCTACAACGCGGGGGAGACAACGTTCTACGCTCCGTCTCGCCTCGACGAGGCGGGAGTGTCGGCGGTATCGGATGCCGCGATCCTCGCGCATCGCACGCTGGGGCTCCGCGACCTCTCGCGCGTCGACTTCATGGTGGATGCCGAGGGTCGCCCGTGGTTCCTCGAGGCGAACGTGTTGCCGGGCCTCACCGAGACGTCCCTCGTACCCCTCGCGATCGAGGCATCCGGAACCGACGCGCCGACCGTGTACGACGGACTCGTGCGATCGGCGATCGCTCGTTCACAGGGCTGA
- a CDS encoding ParB/RepB/Spo0J family partition protein produces the protein MAATKRTGLGRGIGALIPGGDDSNRHPARPVDVFFPGAETTATAMAAVEQAAEAEGLLAVPGARLARLDPNDILPNAQQPRNNFDPDDLAELVHSIREFGVLQPIVVRPHPELAGKYELVMGERRLRATKQAGLDTIPAVVKDTANEAMLRDALLENLHRSQLNPLEEASAYQQLLADFGITQEELASRIGRSRPQISNTLRLLKLPEAVQLRVAAGVLSAGHARAILSLGEPSEMQRFADKIVNEELSVRAAEAIATSEPKPSRTKPAAGRRQDFLDDLSSRLGDRLNTRVKIAIGARKGQISIDFATVQDLRRILSELGEELEGV, from the coding sequence ATGGCAGCAACGAAGCGAACCGGACTCGGTCGAGGCATCGGAGCACTGATCCCAGGCGGGGATGACTCGAATCGCCACCCGGCGCGTCCTGTTGATGTCTTCTTCCCCGGCGCGGAGACCACGGCGACCGCGATGGCTGCGGTGGAGCAGGCCGCGGAAGCCGAGGGGCTGCTGGCGGTACCGGGTGCTCGTCTGGCACGACTCGATCCGAACGACATCCTGCCGAACGCGCAGCAGCCTCGAAACAACTTCGATCCCGACGACCTCGCCGAACTCGTACACAGCATCCGTGAGTTCGGTGTGCTCCAGCCGATCGTCGTGCGACCTCACCCCGAGCTCGCGGGGAAGTACGAGCTCGTCATGGGCGAGCGTCGCCTGCGCGCGACCAAGCAGGCCGGACTCGACACGATACCGGCGGTGGTCAAGGACACCGCGAACGAGGCCATGCTTCGCGACGCGCTGCTCGAGAACCTGCACCGGTCGCAGCTGAACCCGCTCGAAGAAGCATCGGCCTACCAGCAGCTGCTCGCCGACTTCGGCATCACGCAGGAAGAGCTCGCTTCGCGCATCGGACGATCCAGGCCACAGATCTCCAACACGCTGCGGCTCCTGAAGCTGCCTGAGGCCGTACAGCTGAGGGTCGCCGCCGGAGTGCTGAGTGCCGGGCACGCGAGGGCGATCCTCTCCCTCGGTGAACCGAGCGAGATGCAGCGCTTCGCCGACAAGATCGTGAACGAAGAGCTCTCAGTGCGTGCCGCAGAGGCGATCGCGACCAGTGAGCCCAAGCCGTCGCGTACGAAACCTGCCGCGGGGAGGCGGCAGGACTTCCTCGACGACCTGTCGTCGCGCCTCGGAGATCGCCTGAACACGCGAGTCAAGATTGCGATCGGTGCTCGAAAAGGACAGATCAGCATCGATTTCGCGACGGTTCAGGACCTTCGGCGGATTCTCTCCGAGCTCGGCGAGGAACTCGAAGGCGTCTGA
- a CDS encoding Jag family protein: protein MTDVQHETEDRSIAQLEEEGDIAADYIEELLDITDLDGDIDIDARNGRAYLSVNAGEGANLNLLSKPETVSALQELTRLAVQTKTGVFSRLILDIGGSRDTRKGELATLVARAVERIDGGAAEASLPPMSSYERKLVHDLVAERGFHSESRGEGAERHTVITRVG, encoded by the coding sequence ATGACTGACGTGCAGCACGAGACCGAAGACCGATCGATCGCCCAACTCGAAGAGGAAGGCGACATCGCGGCCGACTACATCGAGGAGCTCCTCGATATCACCGACCTCGATGGCGACATCGACATCGACGCGCGCAATGGGCGCGCCTACCTCTCAGTGAACGCCGGTGAAGGTGCGAACCTGAATCTCCTCTCGAAGCCCGAGACGGTCAGTGCTCTCCAGGAGCTCACTCGTCTCGCGGTCCAGACGAAGACCGGTGTCTTCTCGCGACTGATCCTCGACATCGGCGGCTCGCGAGACACCCGCAAGGGGGAGCTTGCGACCCTCGTCGCTCGAGCGGTCGAGCGCATCGACGGTGGAGCCGCAGAGGCGTCGCTCCCGCCGATGTCGTCATACGAGCGCAAGCTCGTGCACGACCTCGTGGCCGAGCGCGGATTCCACTCCGAGTCGCGGGGCGAGGGCGCAGAGCGTCACACCGTCATCACACGCGTCGGCTGA
- the dnaN gene encoding DNA polymerase III subunit beta, with translation MKFQVNRDVFSEAVSFAVKLLPQRTTLPILSGVLIEANDGGLVLSSFDYEVSSQTEIQADVEETGTVLVSGRLLAEIAGRLPNAPVRIATEESRITVSCGTATFTLLSMPVEEYPSIPEIGAESGVVPAEEFAAAVAQVAVAASRDDVTPVITGVQLEVRENSLSLVATDRYRVAVREINWDGGTVASVETMTALVPARTLQEVGKTFGHSGTISVAITSRDDRELIAFSADKKTVTSLLIKGNFPPVRRLFPETVDNYAVMNTAELIEATRRVALVLEREAALRYSFSADGLTLEAIGSEQAQASETIDAILTGDDTVVSLKPQFLLDGLGAVHSEFVRISFTKTENPNKPGPVLITSQSSREQAGPDTYRYLLQPNLLLR, from the coding sequence GTGAAGTTCCAGGTCAATCGCGACGTCTTCAGTGAGGCCGTTTCCTTCGCCGTCAAGCTGCTGCCGCAGCGCACGACGCTGCCGATCCTCTCCGGAGTGCTCATCGAGGCGAACGACGGCGGACTCGTGCTTTCTTCCTTCGACTACGAGGTCTCCTCGCAGACCGAGATCCAGGCCGACGTGGAAGAGACCGGCACGGTGCTCGTCTCCGGTCGGCTCCTCGCCGAGATCGCCGGACGCCTCCCGAACGCTCCCGTGCGCATCGCGACCGAGGAGAGCCGCATCACGGTTTCGTGCGGCACCGCCACCTTCACGCTGCTCTCGATGCCGGTCGAGGAATATCCGAGCATCCCCGAGATCGGCGCCGAGTCGGGCGTCGTGCCGGCCGAGGAATTCGCAGCAGCCGTGGCCCAGGTCGCCGTCGCCGCTTCCCGCGATGACGTCACCCCCGTCATCACGGGCGTGCAGCTCGAGGTTCGCGAGAACAGTCTGAGCCTCGTCGCCACCGACCGCTACCGCGTCGCGGTGCGAGAGATCAACTGGGATGGTGGCACGGTCGCGAGCGTAGAGACCATGACTGCGCTCGTGCCGGCTCGCACCCTGCAGGAGGTCGGAAAGACCTTCGGGCACTCCGGCACGATCTCGGTCGCGATCACGAGCCGCGACGATCGCGAGCTCATCGCGTTCAGCGCCGACAAGAAGACCGTTACGTCGCTGCTCATCAAGGGCAACTTCCCGCCCGTGCGCCGGCTCTTCCCCGAGACGGTCGACAACTACGCGGTCATGAACACGGCTGAGCTCATCGAGGCCACGCGTCGTGTCGCGCTCGTGCTCGAGCGCGAGGCCGCGCTTCGATACAGCTTCAGCGCCGACGGTCTCACCCTCGAGGCGATCGGCAGCGAGCAGGCCCAGGCATCCGAGACGATCGACGCGATCCTGACCGGCGACGACACGGTCGTCTCGCTCAAGCCACAGTTCCTCCTCGACGGGCTCGGCGCCGTGCACTCCGAGTTCGTGCGCATCTCGTTCACGAAGACCGAGAACCCGAACAAACCCGGCCCCGTCCTCATCACGAGCCAGTCCTCGCGCGAGCAGGCCGGCCCCGACACCTACCGCTACCTCCTGCAGCCGAACCTCTTGCTGCGCTGA
- the yidC gene encoding membrane protein insertase YidC, with protein MDFLSLILWPIKWVIELILVSFHTMWDLIGLDPDAGVTWVLSIVGLVIVVRAALIPIFVRQIKSQRRMLEVAPQLKKIQDKYKGKKDQFSREAMSRETMELYKRTGTNPLSSCLPLLLQMPIFFGLFSVLNDASVHDKAGVGLLNQGLADSFADAVFLGAPLKATFINAWNNGGPWQVLVVAVIMIVLMTASQFITQLQIVSKNMSPETKASPMFRQQRIMLYLLPLVFAFSGVAFPLGVMFYWLVSNFWTMAQQFVVIRNMPTPGSEAAKAREARLAKKGKLVEPEPGVVQVIEEPKKAQRQQPIGKARAKKQSGK; from the coding sequence ATGGATTTCCTCAGCCTGATCCTCTGGCCCATCAAATGGGTCATCGAGCTGATCCTCGTCTCGTTCCACACGATGTGGGATCTCATCGGTCTCGACCCCGACGCCGGAGTCACCTGGGTGCTGTCGATCGTGGGGCTCGTGATCGTGGTTCGCGCCGCGCTCATCCCGATCTTCGTTCGCCAGATCAAGAGCCAGCGCCGGATGCTCGAGGTCGCGCCGCAGCTGAAGAAGATCCAGGACAAGTACAAGGGGAAGAAAGACCAGTTCTCCCGCGAGGCGATGTCGCGCGAGACGATGGAGCTCTACAAGCGCACCGGCACCAACCCGCTGTCGTCGTGCCTGCCGCTACTGCTGCAGATGCCGATCTTCTTCGGACTGTTCTCGGTGCTGAACGACGCCTCGGTGCATGACAAGGCCGGCGTGGGGCTGTTGAACCAGGGCCTTGCCGACTCCTTCGCCGATGCCGTCTTCCTCGGCGCCCCCCTGAAGGCGACCTTCATCAACGCGTGGAACAACGGGGGCCCGTGGCAGGTCCTCGTCGTGGCCGTCATCATGATCGTGCTGATGACCGCGTCGCAGTTCATCACCCAGCTCCAGATCGTCTCGAAGAACATGTCGCCCGAGACCAAGGCGAGCCCCATGTTCCGTCAGCAGCGGATCATGTTGTACCTGCTCCCCCTCGTGTTCGCATTCTCCGGTGTCGCGTTCCCACTCGGGGTCATGTTCTACTGGCTGGTCTCGAACTTCTGGACCATGGCCCAGCAGTTCGTCGTGATCCGGAACATGCCGACTCCCGGCAGCGAGGCCGCGAAGGCACGTGAAGCGCGCCTCGCGAAGAAGGGCAAGCTCGTCGAGCCCGAGCCCGGAGTGGTCCAGGTCATCGAAGAACCGAAGAAGGCCCAGCGCCAGCAGCCGATCGGCAAGGCGCGCGCCAAGAAGCAGAGCGGGAAGTAA
- the rpmH gene encoding 50S ribosomal protein L34, with translation MSKRTFQPNNRRRAKVHGFRLRMRTRAGRAILGARRRKGRTELSA, from the coding sequence ATGAGCAAGCGTACGTTCCAGCCGAACAACCGTCGTCGCGCCAAGGTGCACGGCTTCCGCCTTCGCATGCGCACCCGTGCGGGCCGTGCGATCCTCGGTGCTCGCCGTCGTAAGGGCCGCACCGAACTCTCCGCATAG
- the dnaA gene encoding chromosomal replication initiator protein DnaA, with protein MTEQPISDTWATILDRLSNDDAITPMLQGFLNLVEPKGIAAGTFYLEVPNDFTASMLNQRMRVSLLSAMSVVEAPSAVTSFYVVVNPELEESRAAEPQSMLADDLTDPVEMPASPQSVFEHAGPDRPRDSRLNPKYAFESFVIGQSNRFAHAAAVAVAEAPAKAYNPLFIYGDSGLGKTHLLHAIGHYAMSLYPGIRVRYVSSEEFTNDFINSIANNRGSLFQQRYRNIDILLIDDIQFLQGKAETQEAFFHTFNTLHDHNKQVVITSDVPPKHLTGFEDRMRSRFEWGLITDVQAPDLETRIAILRKKAQSERLQVPDEILEYMASKVSSNIRELEGTLIRVTAFASLNRTPVDMPLVQTVLKDLITDDTDNIVAPVDIITATADYFKLTVDDLYGSSRSQAVATARQIAMYLCRELTSLSLPKIGQLFGNRDHTTVMYANKKISELMKERRSIYNQVTELTARIKQVSRYR; from the coding sequence ATGACAGAGCAGCCCATTTCAGATACTTGGGCCACGATCCTCGATCGACTGTCGAACGATGACGCGATCACTCCGATGCTGCAGGGATTCCTCAATCTCGTCGAGCCGAAGGGGATCGCTGCCGGCACGTTCTATCTCGAGGTGCCGAACGACTTCACCGCGAGCATGCTCAATCAGCGGATGCGGGTTTCCCTTCTCTCCGCGATGAGCGTCGTCGAGGCGCCGTCGGCGGTCACGTCGTTCTATGTCGTCGTCAACCCCGAGCTCGAGGAGTCACGCGCCGCCGAACCGCAGTCGATGCTCGCCGACGACCTGACCGATCCGGTCGAGATGCCCGCGTCACCGCAATCGGTCTTCGAGCATGCCGGCCCCGACCGGCCACGCGACTCTCGGCTCAACCCGAAGTACGCATTCGAGAGCTTCGTCATCGGCCAGTCCAACCGCTTCGCGCACGCCGCCGCGGTCGCCGTCGCCGAGGCACCGGCCAAGGCCTACAACCCGTTGTTCATCTACGGTGATTCCGGACTCGGCAAGACCCACCTCCTGCACGCCATCGGCCACTACGCGATGAGTCTCTATCCCGGCATCCGCGTGCGCTACGTGAGCTCCGAGGAGTTCACGAACGACTTCATCAACTCGATCGCCAACAACCGCGGGTCGCTCTTCCAGCAGCGCTACCGCAATATCGACATCCTGCTGATCGACGACATCCAGTTCCTCCAGGGCAAGGCCGAGACGCAAGAGGCGTTCTTCCACACGTTCAACACCCTGCACGACCACAACAAGCAGGTCGTCATCACGAGCGACGTTCCGCCCAAGCACCTCACGGGCTTCGAGGACCGCATGCGCAGTCGGTTCGAGTGGGGTCTCATCACCGACGTCCAGGCGCCCGACCTCGAGACGCGCATCGCGATCCTGCGCAAGAAGGCGCAGTCCGAGCGGCTCCAGGTGCCCGACGAGATCCTCGAGTACATGGCGTCGAAGGTCTCGAGCAACATCCGCGAGCTCGAGGGCACGCTCATCCGGGTCACGGCGTTCGCGAGCCTCAATCGCACGCCCGTCGACATGCCGCTCGTGCAGACGGTGTTGAAAGACCTCATCACGGATGACACCGACAACATCGTCGCGCCGGTCGACATCATCACCGCCACCGCCGACTACTTCAAGCTCACGGTCGACGACCTCTACGGTTCGAGCCGGTCGCAGGCCGTCGCGACGGCACGCCAGATCGCGATGTACCTGTGCCGTGAGCTCACGAGCCTGTCGTTGCCGAAGATCGGCCAGCTTTTCGGCAACCGTGATCACACGACGGTCATGTACGCCAACAAGAAGATCTCGGAGCTCATGAAAGAGCGCCGCTCGATCTACAACCAGGTCACCGAACTCACGGCGCGCATCAAGCAGGTCAGCCGCTACCGCTAG
- the yidD gene encoding membrane protein insertion efficiency factor YidD, translated as MRDAALFLVLIPRNIGVLLIRAYRAVISPLYGDVCRYYPSCSAYGLGSVQQRGLLIGSVLAGWRILRCNPWSSGGIDDVRPARHGRYRITNFGWVVPAGFGTGTDAAADAPRGAHSHSRSNLHSHDAAGSQSLTFSSPTVSRKD; from the coding sequence GTGCGTGACGCGGCTCTCTTCCTGGTACTGATCCCGCGCAACATCGGTGTGCTGCTCATCCGGGCCTACCGCGCGGTGATCTCGCCGCTCTACGGCGATGTCTGCCGCTATTACCCCTCATGCTCTGCCTACGGGCTCGGCTCGGTGCAGCAGCGAGGACTCCTGATCGGCTCGGTGCTGGCCGGCTGGCGAATCCTCCGCTGCAATCCCTGGTCTTCGGGCGGCATCGACGATGTCCGACCGGCCAGGCATGGTCGCTACCGCATCACGAATTTCGGGTGGGTCGTTCCCGCCGGCTTCGGCACTGGCACGGATGCCGCGGCTGATGCGCCGCGTGGCGCGCACTCGCACTCGCGTTCGAACTTGCACTCGCACGACGCGGCGGGCTCCCAGTCGCTCACGTTCTCCTCCCCCACCGTGTCCCGGAAGGACTGA
- a CDS encoding VOC family protein has protein sequence MDIKLSQTFIAVDDHDKALAFYRDVLGLEVRNDIAYEGMRWVTIGSPSQPDVNIVLEPPIADPNASPADKQVAAELLAKGLLRGVIFSTDDCDATFERISAAGGEVLQEPADQFYGVRDCAFRDPSGNMLRFSQPRAQ, from the coding sequence ATGGATATCAAGCTTTCACAGACGTTCATCGCCGTCGATGACCATGACAAGGCGCTCGCCTTCTACCGGGATGTGCTCGGCCTCGAGGTGCGCAATGACATCGCGTACGAAGGGATGCGTTGGGTGACCATCGGCTCGCCCTCTCAGCCTGACGTGAACATCGTTCTCGAACCGCCCATCGCAGATCCGAACGCCTCGCCCGCCGACAAGCAGGTTGCAGCGGAGCTGCTGGCGAAAGGGTTGCTGCGCGGTGTCATCTTCAGTACCGACGACTGCGACGCGACATTCGAGCGCATCAGCGCCGCTGGTGGCGAGGTCCTGCAAGAGCCGGCCGACCAGTTCTACGGTGTCCGCGACTGCGCTTTCCGTGATCCGTCCGGAAACATGCTGCGCTTCAGCCAGCCTCGCGCGCAGTGA
- a CDS encoding helix-turn-helix transcriptional regulator, with protein MDRDYAKPLDVPALASAALMSPGHFSRSFRAAFGETPYSHLMTRRIERAKALLRRGDLSVTEVCFTVGCTSLGSFSSRFSELVGESPSSYRARSHDEAAAIPACIAKIYTRPVRNGEAPAASRPVS; from the coding sequence ATGGACCGCGACTACGCGAAGCCGCTCGATGTTCCCGCGCTGGCAAGCGCCGCTCTCATGTCGCCGGGCCACTTCTCCCGCAGCTTCCGAGCCGCCTTCGGCGAGACGCCGTACAGCCACCTCATGACCCGTCGGATCGAACGGGCGAAGGCGCTGCTGCGACGAGGTGACCTGTCCGTGACGGAGGTCTGCTTCACGGTCGGATGTACGTCGCTGGGGTCATTCAGCTCGCGGTTCAGCGAGCTGGTCGGCGAGAGCCCGAGTTCGTACCGGGCCCGCAGCCATGACGAGGCCGCCGCGATCCCGGCGTGCATCGCCAAGATCTACACTCGGCCGGTCAGGAATGGAGAAGCACCTGCCGCTTCCCGGCCCGTATCGTGA
- the rsmG gene encoding 16S rRNA (guanine(527)-N(7))-methyltransferase RsmG: MIDGLEKEPAAAEAIFGDHLTAGRAFTEALARHGEELGLIGPLELPRLWTRHILNSALVAPLLRPGRVGDVGSGAGLPGLVLAIMRPDVSFTLIEPMERRVAWLERQAAELQLTNVSVLRARAEESKLFGALDQVTARAVSALRTLIPVTAPLLRPGGELVLMKGAGVDAEITAAQKAIRKYRLHDEEVLVLGEGLVSEVTRVFRATVD; this comes from the coding sequence ATGATCGACGGACTCGAGAAAGAGCCCGCTGCAGCTGAGGCCATCTTCGGTGACCACCTGACCGCGGGCCGCGCTTTCACCGAGGCCCTTGCCCGCCACGGGGAGGAACTCGGCCTGATCGGGCCACTGGAACTCCCCCGGCTCTGGACACGGCACATCCTGAACAGTGCACTCGTTGCGCCGTTGCTTCGCCCCGGTCGGGTAGGTGACGTGGGCTCAGGCGCCGGCCTACCCGGATTGGTGCTTGCGATCATGCGACCGGATGTCTCGTTCACGCTCATCGAGCCGATGGAACGACGGGTCGCATGGCTCGAGCGACAGGCGGCCGAGCTGCAACTCACGAATGTGTCCGTGCTTCGCGCTCGGGCCGAGGAGTCGAAGCTCTTCGGGGCGCTCGATCAAGTGACGGCCCGGGCGGTCAGCGCGCTGCGCACACTGATCCCGGTCACCGCTCCCCTGCTCCGTCCGGGCGGCGAACTGGTGCTCATGAAGGGCGCCGGCGTCGACGCAGAGATCACGGCGGCCCAGAAAGCCATCCGCAAGTACCGGCTCCACGATGAAGAGGTACTGGTACTCGGTGAAGGCCTCGTCTCCGAGGTCACCCGTGTCTTTCGCGCGACCGTCGACTAG
- the rnpA gene encoding ribonuclease P protein component produces the protein MLAKANRITSADDYRVIVRRGAKVAGAHTVSYVRSRESATDARFGFIVSKKVGTAVRRNLVRRRLKAACADAVANGTTGLDVVVRALPSAADADWQALQAEVAAAIATRGIRSRRDSGVLAAPTGAEVPIGVAGAARHAGSIDTVAVGTVESKGRHRA, from the coding sequence GTGCTCGCCAAAGCCAACCGCATCACGAGCGCCGACGACTATCGAGTCATCGTGCGCCGTGGCGCGAAGGTCGCCGGTGCCCACACTGTGAGCTATGTCCGCTCACGGGAGTCGGCCACCGACGCACGCTTCGGCTTCATCGTTTCGAAGAAGGTCGGCACCGCTGTGCGCCGCAACCTCGTGCGCCGGCGACTCAAGGCCGCATGCGCCGACGCGGTCGCCAACGGCACCACAGGCCTCGACGTCGTCGTGCGCGCCCTGCCATCTGCCGCCGACGCTGACTGGCAGGCGCTGCAGGCCGAAGTGGCGGCAGCGATCGCGACCAGAGGCATTCGCTCGCGACGCGACTCCGGTGTCCTCGCCGCTCCGACCGGCGCGGAGGTTCCCATTGGGGTCGCAGGCGCTGCGCGCCATGCCGGCTCCATCGACACCGTCGCGGTCGGCACCGTCGAATCGAAGGGTCGCCATCGTGCGTGA
- a CDS encoding ParA family protein, producing the protein MALDEAVLPLPPATRIFTISNQKGGVGKTTSAVNLAAALARSGARVLVVDLDPQGNASTALGVDHRSERQSVYEVLVSDLSLGEVVQPSTEHERLDCVPATIHLAGAEIELVSLVAREQRLRRALDAHLASMEKPYHYVFIDCPPSLGLLTINAFVAAREVLIPIQCEYYALEGLSQLLSNIELIEKHLNPELRLSTILLTMYDSRTNLAQQVAQEVRDHFPTQTLETIIPRSVRVSEAPSYGQSVISYDYASSGSLSYREAAAEIARRSVSNPEESH; encoded by the coding sequence ATGGCGCTCGATGAGGCGGTACTCCCCCTACCCCCGGCAACGCGAATCTTCACGATCTCGAACCAGAAGGGTGGTGTCGGGAAGACCACCAGCGCGGTGAACCTCGCGGCAGCGCTCGCCCGATCCGGCGCTCGCGTGCTCGTCGTCGACCTCGACCCGCAGGGAAACGCCTCGACGGCACTGGGCGTCGACCACCGGTCCGAACGACAGAGCGTTTACGAGGTGCTGGTCTCAGACCTGTCCTTGGGAGAGGTCGTTCAACCCTCGACGGAGCACGAGCGGCTCGATTGCGTGCCGGCGACGATCCATCTTGCCGGCGCCGAGATCGAACTTGTGTCTCTCGTCGCTCGCGAACAGCGCCTCAGGCGAGCGCTCGACGCCCATCTTGCGTCGATGGAGAAGCCGTACCATTACGTCTTCATCGACTGCCCGCCATCGCTCGGACTCCTGACGATCAACGCCTTCGTCGCCGCTCGCGAGGTGCTTATTCCGATCCAGTGCGAGTACTACGCCCTCGAGGGTCTCTCCCAGCTCCTCAGCAACATCGAGCTCATCGAGAAGCACCTCAATCCCGAGCTTCGGTTGTCGACGATCCTGTTGACCATGTACGACTCGCGCACGAACCTCGCGCAGCAGGTCGCCCAAGAGGTACGCGACCACTTCCCCACGCAAACCCTCGAGACGATCATTCCCCGCTCGGTGCGGGTTTCCGAGGCGCCCAGCTATGGGCAGAGTGTGATCAGCTACGACTACGCGTCGAGCGGATCGCTGTCATACCGAGAGGCCGCCGCTGAGATCGCTCGGCGTAGCGTTTCGAACCCCGAGGAGTCACACTGA